A region of Pirellulaceae bacterium DNA encodes the following proteins:
- a CDS encoding FAD-dependent monooxygenase has translation MHKSKWPRVAIIGGSMAGLTTGLILRDLGCTVDINERQTTALKGRGAGIGLNQTTLRYLSENDPNNSGH, from the coding sequence ATGCACAAGAGTAAATGGCCACGTGTTGCGATTATCGGTGGCTCAATGGCAGGATTGACAACCGGACTCATTTTACGCGACCTAGGCTGCACCGTTGACATCAATGAAAGACAAACAACTGCCCTCAAGGGTCGAGGTGCCGGCATTGGATTGAACCAAACGACCCTCAGGTACCTTAGCGAAAACGACCCGAACAACAGTGGCCATTGA
- a CDS encoding polysaccharide deacetylase family protein has translation MKSLAITFIILLWQLTVTGKFLEAKETKLIQIPDKLVVLTFDDANKSDRIFVSDILKQYGFGATFYVTEGLGFLKNKDHYTTWKQIRELHEMGFEIGNHTQHHRGVSSITGDQLKSSVKHIEKRCAEHGIPNAVTFCYPGFGHTLEAVKAPEEGELAGSSTLEYSDAGEGSPGPAYDPQLDHERFEMGCGSGPRWKNRRSLLSWSSCLGTSMSEHRPQDFKEYIKYLKDQQCTVIAMRDLAKYVDPSVRAQDPYQTIKERTQALRKNR, from the coding sequence ATGAAGTCCCTAGCAATCACTTTCATTATTTTACTTTGGCAGTTAACGGTAACAGGCAAGTTTCTTGAGGCGAAAGAAACCAAATTAATTCAAATTCCCGACAAGTTAGTGGTGCTAACTTTTGATGATGCCAACAAATCAGATCGAATCTTTGTCTCGGATATTCTGAAGCAATACGGATTCGGCGCAACATTTTACGTTACCGAAGGATTAGGCTTTCTGAAGAACAAGGATCACTATACGACTTGGAAACAGATTCGCGAACTTCATGAGATGGGTTTTGAAATTGGCAACCATACGCAACACCACCGGGGCGTCAGTTCCATCACTGGCGATCAATTAAAGAGCTCGGTAAAACACATCGAGAAACGCTGTGCCGAACATGGCATTCCGAATGCTGTTACTTTTTGTTACCCCGGATTCGGCCACACTTTAGAGGCCGTCAAAGCGCCGGAGGAGGGGGAGTTGGCGGGGAGTTCGACCCTCGAATACAGCGACGCTGGAGAGGGCTCACCGGGACCAGCCTATGACCCTCAGTTGGACCATGAAAGATTTGAAATGGGCTGTGGATCAGGCCCGCGATGGAAAAATCGCCGTTCTTTGCTTTCATGGAGTTCCTGCCTTGGAACATCCATGAGTGAACACCGCCCCCAAGATTTCAAAGAGTACATAAAGTATCTCAAGGACCAGCAATGCACGGTGATCGCCATGCGAGATTTGGCCAAATATGTCGATCCAAGTGTGCGAGCGCAGGACCCTTATCAGACAATCAAGGAGAGAACCCAGGCGTTACGGAAAAACCGCTAA